In one window of Juglans regia cultivar Chandler chromosome 3, Walnut 2.0, whole genome shotgun sequence DNA:
- the LOC108990896 gene encoding putative white-brown complex homolog protein 30, translating to MALRESRIHVCWIPHVLTLYIIVGLSLLPCIQCVDGNDYSQTGNPAVLPIVTQLIYGRLSNLTKILSQDIKENLGFCIKDVDVDWHGAFNFAGKLDFLTNCIKKTKGDLTQRLCTAAELRFYFKSLFERGAAEDNYLKPNKNCNLSSWVSGCEPGWGCSVDQDQNHVDLKNSKAMPSRTHDCQPCCEGFFCPQGITCMIPCPLGSYCPLAKLNKTTGICDPYSYQIPPGTSNHTCGGADIWADVERSNEIFCSPGSYCPTTIREVPCRSGHYCRMGSTSEKLCFKLTTCNPNTANQNIHAYGVMLLVALCTLLLFIYNCSDQVLSTRERRQAKSREAAARHARETAQARERWKSAKDIAKKSAGGLQEHLSRTFSRKKSVRQPEQMMVLGQAKPGKDDARLPPLPLGSSSTSVQSSGTSKGKKKEPSNLTKMLHSLEENPDSNEGFHLEIGDKNIKKNMPKGKQLSTHSQIFKYAYGQLEKEKAMQQENKNLTFSGVISMAAGGEIRTRPMIEVAFKDLTLTLKGKKKHLLRCVTGKFMPGRVSAVMGPSGAGKTTFLSALAGKVTGCNMSGLILINGKVESMQSYKKIIGFVPQDDIVHGNLTVEENLRFSARCRLSADMPKPDKVLVIERVIECLGLQAVRDSLVGTVEKRGISGGQRKRVNVGLEMVMEPSLLILDEPTTGLDSSSSLLLLRALRREALEGVNICMVVHQPSYALFKMFDDLILLAKGGLTAYHGSAKKVEEYFAGLGINVPERVNPPDHFIDILEGIVKPSSGVTREQLPVRWMLKNGYRVPADMLQYADGLAAMSSTKDLNPGDDEASTTEQQSFAGDLWEDMKFNVETKRDRIQHNFLKSKDLSNRRTPGVARQYRYFLGRVSKQRLREARVQAIDYMILLLAGACLGTLAKVSDATFGSLGYTYTVIAVSLLCKISALRTFSLDKLQYWRESASGISSLAHFLSKDAVELFNTFIKPLLYLSMFYFFNNPRSSFTDNYVILVCLVYCVTGIAYILSIYLEPSPAQLWSAILPVVLTLIAVQENDNRFLKYLGKLCYTKWALEAFVISNAKRYSGVWLITRCSYLMQSGYDLHDWAFCLLFLILAGIACRVLAFFCMVTFTKR from the exons ATGGCATTGAGGGAATCCAGGATTCATGTCTGTTGGATTCCTCATGTTTTGACGTTGTACATCATTGTTGGCTTAAGTTTGTTGCCATGCATTCAATGTGTGGATGGAAATGACTACAGTCAGACTGGTAATCCGGCTGTGCTTCCAATTGTGACACAACTCATCTACGGTCGGCTTTCGAATCTCACCAAAATTTTAAGCCAAGACATCAAAGAGAATTTGGGATTCTGCATAAAGGATGT gGATGTCGATTGGCATGGTGCATTCAATTTTGCTGGAAAGTTAGATTTCTTGACAAATTGTATCAAGAAGACCAAGG GAGACCTCACACAGAGACTATGTACAGCAGCAGAATTAAGATTCTACTTCAAAAGTTTGTTTGAAAGAGGGGCAGCCGAGGACAATTACTTAAAACCTAACAAGAACTGCAATTTGAGTTCGTGGGTTTCTGGATGTGAGCCAGGTTGGGGTTGTAGTGTTGACCAAGACCAGAATCATGTTGACCTCAAGAATTCAAAAGCCATGCCTTCAAGAACTCACGACTGTCAACCTTGTTGCGAGGGTTTCTTCTGTCCCCAGGGTATTACTTGCATGATAC CTTGCCCATTAGGTTCTTATTGTCCACTTGCAAAACTAAATAAAACGACCGGAATCTGCGACCC ATACAGCTATCAAATACCTCCTGGAACTTCCAATCATACTTGTGGAGGTGCTGATATCTGGGCCGACGTTGAGAGGAGCAATGAAATTTTCTGTTCACCAGGGTCATATTGTCCAACTACCATACGCGAAGTTCCTTGCAGGAGTGG ACATTACTGCAGGATGGGCTCCACTTCTGAAaaat TGTGCTTCAAGTTGACGACCTGTAATCCAAACACAGCAAACCAAAATATTCATGCCTACGGTGTCATGCTTCTT GTTGCATTATGTACTCTGCTGCTCTTTATATACAACTGTTCTGATCAAGTTCTCTCCACTCGAGAAAGAAGACAGGCTAAATCTAGGGAAGCTGCAGCCAGACACGCACGAGAAACTGCACAGGCACGAGAAAGATGGAAATCTGCAAAAGATATTGCCAAGAAGAGTGCAGGGGGTTTGCAAGAACATTTATCCCGTACTTTTTCTCGTAAAAAATCTGTAAGGCAGCCAGAACAGATGATGGTTCTTGGTCAAGCTAAACCTGGAAAAGATGATGCTCGATTACCACCTTTGCCTCTAGGTTCTTCAAGTACATCTGTACAATCATCTGGCACTtccaaaggaaagaaaaaggaaccaAGTAACCTCACAAAAATGTTGCATTCTCTTGAGGAAAATCCAGATAGTAATGAGGGTTTTCATCTGGAGATTGgagacaaaaatataaaaaagaatatgccAAAAGGTAAACAATTGAGTACTCACAGCCAAATTTTTAAGTATGCATATGGTCAATTAGAGAAGGAGAAAGCTATGCAACAGGAGAACAAGAACTTGACATTCTCAGGAGTAATCTCGATGGCTGCTGGTGGTGAAATCAGAACTAGGCCTATGATTGAGGTGGCGTTCAAAGATCTAACTCTTActttaaaagggaaaaagaaacatTTGCTTAGGTGTGTCACAGGGAAATTCATGCCCGGTCGAGTTTCGGCTGTCATGGGTCCATCAGGAGCTGGAAAGACGACATTTCTTTCTGCTTTGGCTGGAAAGGTGACTGGATGCAACATGTCAGGTTTAATTCTTATAAATGGAAAAGTTGAATCCATGCAatcatataagaaaattattggttttgtgCCACAAGATGATATTGTGCATGGGAACTTGACAGTGGAGGAGAATCTGCGATTCAGTGCAAGGTGCAG ACTATCAGCTGACATGCCCAAACCTGATAAGGTTCTGGTTATTGAAAGAGTCATCGAGTGTTTAGGACTTCAAGCAGTGAGAGATTCCCTAGTTGGAACAGTGGAGAAGCGAGGGATCTCTGGAGGCCAGCGGAAACGTGTAAATGTTGGCCTAGAGATGGTCATGGAACCTTCATTGTTGATCTTGGATGAGCCCACAACTGGTCTAGATAGTTCATCTTCCCTGTTACTTCTTAGAGCACTTCGCCGTGAAGCTCTTGAAGGGGTAAACATCTGCATGGTAGTTCACCAACCCAG CTACGCTTTGTTCAAGATGTTTGATGATTTGATACTTTTAGCCAAAGGCGGTCTTACTGCATATCATGGATCTGCAAAGAAAGTTGAAGAATACTTTGCTGGCCTTGGCATCAACGTACCAGAGCGTGTTAATCCTCCAGACCACTTCATCGACATTTTGGAAGGTATAGTGAAACCAAGCTCAGGTGTGACTCGTGAACAGCTTCCAGTTAGATGGATGCTTAAAAATGGATACAGAGTACCCGCAGATATGCTGCAATATGCTGATGGACTTGCTGCAATGTCCTCAACTAAAGACTTAAATCCTGGTGATGATGAAGCTAGTACTACTGAACAACAATCTTTCGCTGGAGATCTGTGGGAGGATATGAAGTTTAATGTTGAGACAAAACGAGATCGTATACAACATAATTTTTTGAAGTCTAAAGACTTATCCAACCGGAGAACTCCTGGAGTAGCCAGACAGTACAGATACTTCCTAGGGAG GGTTAGTAAGCAGCGGCTACGTGAAGCTAGGGTTCAAGCAATtgattatatgattttactacTTGCTGGAGCCTGCTTGGGAACTCTTGCTAAAGTGAGCGATGCAACATTTGGGTCCCTTGGCTATACTTATACCGTCATTGCTGTTT cGCTACTATGCAAGATTTCAGCTTTGAGAACATTCTCGCTGGACAAATTACAGTATTGGAGAGAGAGTGCATCAGGGATCAGCAGTCTGGCCCATTTTCTCTCCAAAGATGCAGTTGAACTTTTCAATACATTCATCAAGCCTTTGCTTTATCTATCAATGTTCTACTTCTTCAACAATCCAAGATCATCTTTTACAGACAATTACGTTATTTTGGTTTGCCTTGTTTACTGTGTGACTGGCATCGCTTACATACTTTCCATCTACCTTGAACCTAGTCCTGCCCAACTG TGGTCTGCGATTCTTCCTGTTGTTTTAACTCTTATAGCAGTTCAAGAAAATGACAATCGATTTCTCAAGTACCTAGGAAAGTTGTGCTACACAAAGTGGGCCTTAGAAGCTTTTGTCATTTCAAATGCCAAAAG